A part of Acaryochloris sp. CCMEE 5410 genomic DNA contains:
- a CDS encoding CHAT domain-containing protein, with amino-acid sequence MKNLVFVLDGPLRNIPISALYDGKQFLIEKYAISTSPGLQLLGPKPLDRQALPTLVAGSTDPMPDLGLKSLPKVLVEIKKIAATLAKTDILLNQAFTRDSLQRSILGKPARIVHIATHGQFSSQANQTYIVSGIGDRININQLGDILNNRDQAQSQPIELLFLSACQTLKSDPQAALGMAGMAVQSGARSTIASLWYADDEASAELVGKFYEHLIDPKVATKAEALRLAQLDLINNPRFNLPVYWAPYVLLGNWL; translated from the coding sequence ATTAAAAATTTAGTATTTGTGCTGGATGGTCCTCTTCGTAACATCCCCATATCAGCACTTTATGATGGAAAGCAATTCCTGATAGAGAAATATGCCATTAGCACTAGCCCTGGCTTACAACTTCTGGGGCCAAAACCTTTGGATCGTCAGGCTTTACCCACATTGGTCGCAGGTTCCACGGATCCCATGCCTGACTTAGGCCTTAAAAGTCTACCAAAGGTATTAGTTGAGATAAAAAAGATTGCTGCTACTTTGGCTAAAACCGATATCTTACTTAACCAAGCTTTTACTCGTGATTCTCTTCAACGAAGTATTTTAGGTAAGCCAGCTCGAATTGTGCACATTGCTACACACGGACAGTTTAGTTCCCAGGCCAATCAGACCTATATCGTATCCGGGATTGGTGATCGCATCAATATCAATCAACTCGGTGATATTCTCAATAACCGTGATCAAGCACAATCACAACCTATAGAGCTGTTATTCTTAAGCGCATGCCAAACTTTAAAGAGTGATCCACAAGCTGCGCTAGGCATGGCAGGGATGGCTGTGCAATCAGGTGCACGAAGCACTATTGCCTCGTTGTGGTATGCCGATGATGAAGCTAGCGCGGAGCTTGTTGGTAAATTCTATGAGCATTTAATTGATCCGAAAGTGGCAACAAAAGCTGAGGCACTCCGTCTTGCTCAACTTGACTTGATAAATAACCCCCGATTTAATTTACCTGTGTATTGGGCACCATATGTTCTGCTAGGTAATTGGCTTTAG